In one Dermacentor variabilis isolate Ectoservices chromosome 4, ASM5094787v1, whole genome shotgun sequence genomic region, the following are encoded:
- the LOC142579906 gene encoding histone H3-like: MARTKQTARKSTGGKAPRKQLATKAARKSAPATGGIKKPHRYRPGTVALREIRRYQKSTELLIRKLPFQRLVREIAQDFKTDLRFQSSAVQAMQEASEAYLVGLFEDCNLCAIHAKRVTIMPKDVQLARRIRGERA, translated from the exons ATGGCTAGGACCAAGCAGACTGCGCGAAAGTCAACTGGTGGAAAGGCACCTCGCAAGCAGCTGGCCACGAAGGCAGCTCGGAAGTCTGCGCCCGCCACCGGAGGTATAAAGAAACCGCATCGCTATAGGCCTG GCACAGTGGCTCTTCGCGAAATTCGCCGGTACCAGAAGTCTACCGAGTTGCTGATCCGCAAGCTACCCTTCCAGCGCTTGGTTCGTGAAATAGCGCAGGACTTCAAGACCGACCTGCGGTTTCAGAGTTCCGCCGTGCAGGCCATGCAGGAAGCCTCGGAAGCTTACCTTGTCGGCCTCTTCGAAGACTGCAACTTGTGTGCAATTCACGCTAAACGCGTCACCATAATGCCCAAAGATGTACAACTTGCACGGCGCATCCGCGGGGAACGTGCGTAG